GAGCGCAGGTAGAGTTACTCATCATCATGCTTGATTgtttcatggtgtgtgtgtgtgtatgtcgaCTACGCAGGACACGGACAGCAAGGAGGCGGTCAACAACATGGGCCAGGGACTGGACGCCGACCACGACGGCAAGGTCGGTTTCCAGGAGTACATGAAGCTGGTCGGTTACCTGGCGTGCTCGCTCAGCGACCAACGTACCCTCAGCAAGGAGTCCGGCCAAAACGCTGCTTCCGGACAGGTGGCTCAAACTCCCCAGGACAAAGAGGAGGTGAAGCCAGAGGCAAACGCCGAGGCAAAGGAAGAGGCAAAGCCAGAGGCATCTGGAGAGGTGAAGGTGGATGTGCCTGGGATAAAGGTCGAGGCAAATGCAGACCCAAAGGTAGAATTAAAGCTCGATGCCAACGCTGAGCCAAAGGTGGAAGTAAAGCTCGACGCCAACGCGGAGCCAAAGGTAGAAGTAAAGGCGGAGGGGGTGACGGTGCCTGAGGCCgcaaaggaggaggagaagacagcagcg
This window of the Acanthopagrus latus isolate v.2019 chromosome 3, fAcaLat1.1, whole genome shotgun sequence genome carries:
- the s100u gene encoding S100 calcium binding protein U, whose protein sequence is MEAAIQDLVKVFLKSSKGKENLGKKEFQSLVKSQLSNILSDTDSKEAVNNMGQGLDADHDGKVGFQEYMKLVGYLACSLSDQRTLSKESGQNAASGQVAQTPQDKEEVKPEANAEAKEEAKPEASGEVKVDVPGIKVEANADPKVELKLDANAEPKVEVKLDANAEPKVEVKAEGVTVPEAAKEEEKTAAAAVEAAASSAKEAVKEGEEKATEKVEEAAEKLAAAAEEVEKKTEEATS